The stretch of DNA AACGCAAAGGAAGTCTCAGGAAcaggaaaaaagaaaaggaaggcTAAGGAGGTAATGAAACCAGAAGAAGAGGCAGGGAACAATGGAAGCAAACTGTTCGGAGCGCCAGCTAATTGCAAAAAAAACAGAGGGCCCGTAAAGGCAACATGCACGCGAACTGGGTTTAACATAAACCCGTCAAAAAAGCATGGCAATGTCATCTCTTTCGGGAAAACCCATGTGCCCCCAGTAAGTCAACAACTTGTAGCTGAAACTATTGTGCTCATAGTAAGTCAACAATGCGTAACTAATTGTGCCAATGTTTTTTATACAGTGGTTGGGTAATACATTTAAGCTGACCAACGACATGTACCTGACCGAGGAAGAGACCCAAATAGCAACCTACATGTTCCACCGAAGAAAAAGCCAACACATTAGCGAGTGAGTGATGTTTTTGAACGACCGAATGGAAATattcattttgaatttaatttaaatggGATCGAATTATTGTTTCATATTCATTAGTAACATAACATACGTTTGCTATACAGGAATGATGTTTTTATCAGTCCCGAGAATGGGTACTGTCAAGCAACCACGCAAAAGATGAACTGTTTGATCCCCAAGCAACTGGTTGATGACGAGGTAATATTATTAACTAAATGTCATTACCgagaatattattattattattattattattattattatttgttcagATTCTAACCGAGAATATTATGCTGCAGATCATCAGTCTGGCAGCGTGCATGATGACGCACACGGCCAGACAATCAATGTCAAATGCAAATTGCTGGTATCTCCCAACAATGTTTTCGGTATACTACTAACATTCTCAGTAACActtataaattagattttaaaaGCAAAATATAGCTTTTGTTTTGCTTTTCAGGTTAGTTTATCGGTGCTGTCCACTTTATATTGCCTGGATGTTTCCTGGTATTTCTATTGTGGTCTTTCTATACTCGTACATTAATGccctttttaataatttttttgctgattttaaaaaataactgtAATGCGTCACAGCAATATATTCTGTCCTGGGAGCGCTCCCACACAACAGTGGCCAAGAAGCACTTTAAGGCATTCATGGGAAAGGCCGACAAACTGTCAAAGGTAATACACTAACACACAAACTTACAAAGAGCATTTGTATGGGATAATACCCATCAATTCATcgttgttttttataatatgtttTGTATTTATTATAAAGGTTTTCATACCTTTCCACGACTTAACGTGTGGCCCACACTGGATGCTGTTAGTCATTGATTTTGAGAAGGAGAAATTGACCTACCTTGACTCTTTCCCCATGACAAAGTCTTCCCACAACATAACGCGGAGCATAAAAACTCTGGTGAAATTCGGTCACTTGTCTCCAACTGTATATTAGTACTATGATAATATACGAATTATACAAATTAATAGTGTTATAAGAAATTATTTTGGCCAGGCGCTGTTTATGGAGGGAATGCTGCAAAGTGGCATATTTTACGACAATCCGAGCACACCTAGGCCACTGGTGTCGCATTTTCACATGTCTTTCCCCAGTGCCGCTGGTTCACAGGGCATTAACTCGTAAGCAGTTATATAaactacatttttataaaagtacATCCATTCAAGACTCTAAATACGAAGATATATTGTAGGAATGACTGTGCAGTCTTCGTCATCCTTTGGATGACATCTGCAAAGGAGGAGGAAGGATACAAAGTGGAGGTACGAAACATTACACAGTAGATTCTGAATTTAGAGTTTTGTATATTGTAGAGTTTTAAGTTTTTATCGGTTTGTATAGGTGGACAATGGATCCAGACTGCAGATTGCGATTGATTTGGTGTTGGCGCCGTATAATAAACACAAGCCAATCGTAATGCAGAATGCTGAAGATTTCAATGCGCGCAAGAAAAGATCATCATTGCGTAAAGGGGTGTAATTTGTATGATTTGTACAATGTATGATTTGGACAATGGTCGGATTATGTATTATGGGACAACTTGAAAGGTTATGTTTTTTGGTATGTATTATGGTACAATTTATGGTACTGATTTTGCAGTGGGTTAGCTGTGGGTTTTGTATGATTTGGACAATGGTCGGATTATGTATTATGGTACAATTTATGGTACTGATGTTGCAGTGGGTTAGCTGTGGGTTTTGGTACTGATGTTGCTGCTGTATTATTTATTATGGTACAATTTGAATCTCTATGTATTATGGTACAATTAGAATGTTCTAATTTTATGGTTACAATTTGAATGTTATATTTTGCTGGTTAGTTGTGGGTTCTGGTACTGATGTGTGGTGTCTAGTGTATACTTGCTTCTATGCGATATATATAAGCCTCTGGGAGCGACAGTTTTGCCTCTGAAGTCCCTATTCTCCATGTTCTATGGTAATGGAGTGGTGGGATCGTGCGTGTGGTTCTTTTTTTCCgccaatatttataaatttgaaaatgtaTTATATTGTATCTTAAttgtgtaattttataaaatttttgttttcatgagCCCGGGTAGCAGGCAGATAATGTTGTCCCTTACTGGGCTTTATGCAAGTAGGGCCTTTACTTTATCCCCCGATAAGCAACGGTGAAATTGTTTTCAAAACAAAGTCAGGTTGAGCGCAATTATCAACTCCTAATCATTAAGCATCTGAAATTCAATTTGGAAAAGCTTCCTAATTATTTTCAGTCTTGCTTAATGTATTAGCACATCttagcatatataaaaaataaacaggtGTACATGGCAGCATGTTTCTATGTATATTCGCGTGTATTAAAACTTATTCAACAACTATAATGATTAGAACTAGACCCTATAATTGCATTTTAGCTAAGACTTTAAAATGgccttataaaataataactacATGTACCTGGTATTTTGACGATTGCCCTACTCATTCTCTAAAGCTCTACGCTGGCACAACCTGTGAAAATAGAAATACACAAGCCATGATGGTAACTACCACACAGTATGCATAAGTATATAGAAGGAACCAAAAAACCAGGTAAAATGAATGACAGCAACTGCcgattgaaaataaaaagaatagtTTTAAGGGATTGCAAATAGAGGGAGTAATACACAAATCATGTCAAAGTgaacttaattaaaatattaaatccaATGTGAACTTAACCACCTTACATCAAAGTGAACATAACCAGGTAAAGTCAACAACACCCTTCAAAAACGGGCTGAATGAACGACAAAAACCAGGTAAAATGAACGACAGCAACTGcagattgaaaataaaaaagaacagtTTTAAGGGATTGCAAACAGAGGGAGTAATACACAAATCATGTCAAAGTgaacttaattaaaatattaa from Trifolium pratense cultivar HEN17-A07 linkage group LG5, ARS_RC_1.1, whole genome shotgun sequence encodes:
- the LOC123886524 gene encoding uncharacterized protein LOC123886524 codes for the protein MEGMLQSGIFYDNPSTPRPLVSHFHMSFPSAAGSQGINSNDCAVFVILWMTSAKEEEGYKVEVDNGSRLQIAIDLVLAPYNKHKPIVMQNAEDFNARKKRSSLRKGV